A stretch of the Kroppenstedtia eburnea genome encodes the following:
- the cysE gene encoding serine O-acetyltransferase produces the protein MNPFRRWKEVRSIMKSDIDAVFERDPAARSVTEVVLTYSGLHAIWMYRISHWFYKHKWFLIARILSQLARFLTGIEIHPGARIGRGLFIDHGMGVVIGETCEIGNHVTIYQGVTLGGTGKEKGKRHPTIEDGVLIATGAKVLGSMRIGRGSKIGAGSVVLKEVPPNSTVVGVPGRVVVQDGVRVKTSGDLDHANLPDPVAETCKELEHDIDRLRCQLKRLMKELETIRGEQEQDDFARVQHTNQKA, from the coding sequence GTGAACCCATTTCGGCGGTGGAAAGAGGTTCGTTCCATCATGAAATCCGATATTGATGCGGTTTTCGAGAGGGACCCGGCAGCCCGGAGTGTGACAGAAGTGGTTTTAACCTATTCCGGTTTGCATGCCATCTGGATGTACCGTATTTCCCACTGGTTTTATAAACATAAATGGTTCCTGATCGCCCGGATTCTCTCACAGCTGGCCCGTTTCCTGACCGGCATCGAAATTCATCCCGGCGCCCGCATCGGCCGCGGGTTGTTCATTGACCACGGGATGGGAGTGGTGATCGGCGAAACCTGTGAGATCGGCAACCATGTGACCATTTATCAGGGAGTCACCCTGGGAGGGACGGGCAAGGAAAAGGGAAAGCGCCATCCCACGATTGAAGATGGAGTGCTGATCGCCACAGGTGCCAAAGTTCTGGGATCGATGCGGATCGGTCGTGGCTCCAAGATCGGGGCCGGCTCCGTGGTGCTCAAGGAAGTGCCCCCCAACTCCACCGTCGTCGGAGTTCCCGGCCGTGTGGTGGTTCAGGACGGGGTTCGTGTCAAAACCTCCGGCGATCTGGATCATGCCAATCTGCCGGATCCGGTGGCGGAAACCTGCAAGGAGTTGGAGCACGACATCGACCGGCTGAGATGCCAATTGAAGCGCCTGATGAAGGAACTGGAAACCATTCGAGGGGAGCAGGAGCAGGATGACTTTGCGCGTGTTCAACACACAAACCAGAAAGCTTGA
- the cysS gene encoding cysteine--tRNA ligase, protein MTLRVFNTQTRKLEPFRPQHDRKVAMYVCGPTVYNYIHIGNARVFVFFDVVRRYLRYKGYDVTYVQNFTDVDDRLIESAKRENTTVKELAERYIRAYFDDMDALGVQRADVHPKATEHIPEMQEAILTLIDKGYAYEREGDVYYRALRKEDYGKLSGQSVEELNAGARVEVNEKKETPLDFALWKKAKPGEISWESPWGRGRPGWHIECSAMSRKYLGDTLDVHAGGMDLCFPHHENEIAQSEAWTEKPYVRYWLHNGYINMGNEKMSKSLGNVVRVHELREQYAPRALRYFLLSAHYRNPISFSHEAIRQIEGSLERFDTAVTNLHHRMGAAQEGEAEPEVRERLASLTGEFEAAMDDDLNTANGISVLHEAVKFANETVARSVVPKGSLAMLLDWIHRFGGEILGLVTAGEEDSLAGEIEALIEERQQARAARDFKRADAIRDRLAAQGIILEDTPQGVRWRRK, encoded by the coding sequence ATGACTTTGCGCGTGTTCAACACACAAACCAGAAAGCTTGAACCCTTCCGACCGCAGCATGACCGGAAAGTCGCCATGTATGTGTGCGGGCCGACAGTCTACAACTACATTCATATCGGAAACGCCCGGGTGTTTGTCTTTTTTGACGTGGTCCGGCGGTATTTACGATATAAAGGGTATGATGTCACCTATGTGCAAAACTTCACCGACGTCGACGATCGGTTGATCGAATCGGCCAAGCGGGAGAACACCACGGTGAAGGAGCTGGCGGAACGCTATATCCGGGCTTACTTCGATGATATGGATGCGCTCGGGGTGCAACGGGCCGATGTCCATCCCAAGGCGACGGAACACATCCCCGAAATGCAGGAAGCGATCCTCACCCTGATCGACAAAGGATACGCTTATGAACGGGAGGGGGATGTCTACTACCGGGCCCTGCGGAAAGAGGACTACGGGAAGCTGTCCGGGCAGTCGGTGGAAGAACTGAATGCTGGGGCCCGGGTGGAAGTGAATGAGAAAAAGGAGACCCCGCTGGATTTCGCCTTGTGGAAAAAAGCGAAGCCCGGTGAAATCAGCTGGGAGAGCCCCTGGGGCCGCGGACGCCCCGGCTGGCATATCGAGTGCTCCGCCATGTCCAGGAAATATCTCGGGGACACCCTGGATGTGCATGCCGGGGGGATGGATCTCTGTTTTCCCCACCATGAAAACGAAATCGCCCAGAGCGAAGCCTGGACGGAAAAACCCTATGTCCGGTATTGGCTTCACAATGGATATATCAACATGGGCAACGAAAAGATGTCCAAATCCCTGGGCAACGTTGTTCGGGTCCATGAATTGAGGGAACAATATGCACCCCGGGCTCTCCGCTATTTTCTGCTGTCGGCCCATTACCGGAATCCCATCTCCTTCAGCCATGAGGCGATCCGGCAGATCGAAGGCAGTCTGGAACGCTTCGACACGGCGGTGACCAACCTGCATCACCGGATGGGGGCGGCTCAGGAAGGAGAGGCCGAACCCGAAGTGAGAGAGCGCCTCGCTTCCCTGACTGGGGAGTTTGAAGCGGCGATGGACGATGACCTGAACACCGCCAATGGGATCAGCGTCTTGCATGAGGCCGTCAAATTTGCGAATGAGACCGTGGCCCGTTCCGTTGTTCCCAAAGGTTCCCTCGCGATGTTGCTGGATTGGATCCATCGATTCGGGGGAGAAATTTTGGGACTGGTGACAGCGGGGGAAGAAGATTCCCTTGCGGGAGAGATCGAAGCCCTGATCGAGGAACGGCAACAGGCCCGTGCCGCCCGGGACTTCAAGCGGGCGGATGCCATTCGGGACCGGCTGGCGGCACAGGGGATTATTTTGGAGGATACACCACAAGGCGTTCGCTGGCGGAGGAAATGA
- a CDS encoding Mini-ribonuclease 3, whose amino-acid sequence MESILGQTGTLKKRPEEINPLLLAYMGDAVYELFIRHHLLARGETRANKIHGQAVRFVSAAAQAEAVRILKDWLTEEEKEVVKRGRNAKAKSVPKNANTLDYRYSTGLETLIGHWYLTGNTDRLTQGMKQVIQSLEGALEDGE is encoded by the coding sequence ATGGAGTCGATTCTGGGACAGACCGGAACACTGAAAAAACGACCGGAAGAGATCAACCCCCTGCTGTTGGCGTACATGGGGGATGCGGTCTATGAACTGTTCATCCGGCACCACCTGTTGGCGCGGGGAGAGACACGGGCCAACAAGATTCACGGGCAGGCGGTCCGTTTCGTTTCCGCCGCCGCCCAGGCGGAGGCGGTCCGGATTCTGAAGGATTGGTTGACCGAAGAAGAAAAAGAGGTGGTCAAACGGGGAAGGAACGCCAAGGCCAAAAGTGTACCCAAAAACGCCAACACACTTGATTATCGTTACAGCACCGGGTTGGAAACCTTGATCGGACATTGGTATCTCACCGGAAACACTGATCGGTTGACGCAAGGGATGAAGCAGGTGATCCAATCACTGGAGGGAGCGTTGGAGGATGGAGAATGA
- the rlmB gene encoding 23S rRNA (guanosine(2251)-2'-O)-methyltransferase RlmB, with the protein MENEWVIGRRAVMEALKAGRSMGKLLVAEGAGRGKGGLGPLLEEARRQGVDVQQVPRQTLDRVAAGLNHQGVAAQAEPWRYAELEELFQRAEERDEPPFILLLDGIEDPHNLGSILRTADASGVHGVVIPKRRAAGLTPTVAKTSAGAVEHVPVVRVTNLNRTADELKERGVWLVAGDADASARYDEMDYSLPVALVIGNEGKGVSRRLKEKCDFTVGLPMKGAVSSLNASVAAALLMYEVLRGREK; encoded by the coding sequence ATGGAGAATGAATGGGTGATCGGCCGCCGGGCGGTGATGGAGGCTCTGAAGGCGGGACGCAGCATGGGCAAGCTTCTGGTGGCGGAAGGGGCCGGCAGGGGGAAGGGCGGGCTCGGTCCTTTGCTGGAAGAAGCCCGGCGACAGGGAGTCGATGTGCAGCAGGTTCCCCGCCAGACCTTGGACCGGGTGGCCGCGGGGCTCAATCATCAAGGAGTGGCGGCCCAGGCGGAACCCTGGCGCTATGCGGAGCTGGAAGAGCTGTTCCAACGGGCGGAAGAGCGGGATGAACCCCCCTTTATTCTCCTGCTCGATGGAATTGAAGATCCCCATAATCTCGGATCCATCCTTCGCACTGCGGATGCTTCGGGTGTTCATGGCGTGGTGATTCCCAAACGGCGGGCCGCCGGCCTCACACCGACGGTGGCCAAGACCTCCGCCGGCGCCGTTGAACACGTCCCGGTGGTCCGGGTGACCAACCTCAACCGGACCGCCGATGAGTTGAAAGAGCGGGGAGTATGGCTGGTCGCCGGTGATGCTGATGCCTCCGCCCGCTATGACGAGATGGATTATTCCCTTCCCGTCGCCCTCGTCATCGGCAATGAAGGGAAGGGAGTCAGCCGTCGTCTGAAGGAGAAGTGCGATTTTACCGTGGGTCTGCCCATGAAGGGGGCAGTCTCTTCCCTCAACGCTTCCGTGGCGGCGGCACTCCTGATGTATGAAGTGCTCCGCGGACGGGAGAAATGA
- a CDS encoding NYN domain-containing protein — protein MKDLEEWLIVDGYNVIGAHEEWALLPLEEARHQLATLLSEYQATSGRRVFLVFDAHRAPGAGSRYSEQQITIFYTKEHETADQMIERLVKQHRKPGRRIYVATSDYLEQRIVFGQGAYRLSSRELLEEFRRMKGDISSKIKEARGSRPTLGQGLGEEVLKTLENWRRKK, from the coding sequence GTGAAGGACTTGGAAGAGTGGCTCATCGTGGATGGGTACAATGTGATCGGGGCTCATGAAGAGTGGGCTCTTCTCCCCTTGGAAGAAGCCCGCCACCAATTGGCGACCTTGCTGTCGGAATACCAGGCCACCTCCGGACGCCGGGTTTTCCTCGTCTTTGACGCTCACCGTGCTCCGGGGGCGGGATCCCGGTATTCGGAACAACAAATCACGATCTTTTACACCAAGGAACACGAGACGGCGGATCAGATGATCGAACGGCTGGTCAAACAGCATCGGAAGCCCGGGCGCCGAATCTATGTGGCCACCTCCGATTATCTGGAACAGCGGATCGTCTTCGGACAAGGGGCCTATCGCCTTTCCTCCCGGGAGTTGCTGGAGGAGTTCAGGCGGATGAAAGGGGATATTTCAAGCAAAATCAAGGAAGCCCGGGGGTCCAGGCCCACCCTGGGACAGGGACTGGGGGAGGAGGTATTGAAAACACTGGAAAACTGGAGACGGAAAAAATAG
- the sigH gene encoding RNA polymerase sporulation sigma factor SigH, translating to MKVSVNLQCTLTDYESMADEELVEYVRADDGAALEQLINKYKNFVRAKARSYFLIGADHEDIVQEGMIGLFKAIRDFRGDKLASFKAFAELCITRQIITAIKTATRQKHIPLNSYVSLDKPIYDEDSDRTLMDILTGGRASDPEELYINQEEFDDIEDKMSQILSDLERQVLMLYLDGRSYQEIAIDLKRHVKSIDNALQRVKRKLERYLEVRGVSS from the coding sequence ATGAAGGTGAGCGTCAATCTCCAATGTACGTTGACGGACTACGAATCGATGGCCGACGAAGAGCTGGTGGAATATGTCCGGGCGGATGACGGGGCCGCACTGGAACAATTGATCAACAAATACAAAAATTTCGTGCGTGCCAAAGCCCGCTCCTATTTCCTCATCGGAGCAGACCATGAAGATATTGTGCAGGAAGGCATGATCGGGCTGTTCAAGGCGATCCGGGATTTTCGCGGGGACAAGCTGGCTTCCTTCAAGGCTTTTGCCGAGCTGTGCATCACACGGCAGATCATCACCGCGATCAAAACGGCGACCCGTCAAAAACACATCCCGCTCAATTCCTATGTTTCCCTAGACAAGCCCATCTACGATGAGGATTCCGACCGCACCCTGATGGATATTTTGACAGGGGGAAGGGCCTCGGATCCGGAAGAGCTTTATATCAATCAGGAAGAGTTTGATGACATCGAGGACAAAATGTCGCAAATTTTGAGCGATTTGGAGCGCCAGGTGTTGATGTTGTATCTGGATGGACGCTCCTATCAGGAGATCGCCATCGACCTGAAGCGGCACGTCAAATCCATCGACAATGCCCTCCAGCGTGTGAAACGGAAGCTGGAGCGCTACCTCGAAGTGCGGGGGGTCTCCTCCTGA
- the rpmG gene encoding 50S ribosomal protein L33, protein MRVLITLECTDCKERNYSSTKNKRNHPDRMEFRKYCPRCNGHTLHRETK, encoded by the coding sequence TTGCGTGTTTTGATCACATTGGAATGCACGGATTGCAAGGAGCGCAACTATTCGTCCACTAAAAATAAACGGAATCATCCCGATCGTATGGAGTTCCGGAAATATTGCCCCCGTTGCAACGGGCACACCCTGCATCGCGAAACCAAATGA
- the secE gene encoding preprotein translocase subunit SecE produces the protein MGFLGRLGTGIKRSVTGTVDFFKTGVAELKKVRWPTRQELIKYTLVVVVTVILVTLFTLLIDMGIASLIEQIR, from the coding sequence ATGGGTTTTCTCGGCCGACTTGGCACCGGCATCAAACGGAGCGTGACCGGAACTGTCGACTTCTTCAAGACCGGCGTCGCCGAACTGAAAAAGGTTCGATGGCCCACGCGCCAGGAACTGATCAAGTATACGCTGGTCGTTGTGGTGACTGTCATTCTGGTTACGCTGTTTACCTTGTTGATCGATATGGGGATCGCTTCACTGATCGAGCAAATCAGGTAA
- the nusG gene encoding transcription termination/antitermination protein NusG, protein MEKNWYVVHTYSGYENKVKTNLEKRVHSMDMQDKIFRVLVPTEEEVEHKDGKKKTVQRKVFPGYVLVEMVMTDDSWYVVRNTPGVTGFVGSPGGGAKPTPLMPEEVHAILNQMGMEEARPKVVFSVSESVKVTEGPFADFVGTIEEVDPHRRKLKVLVNMFGRETPVELDFNQVGKI, encoded by the coding sequence ATGGAGAAGAACTGGTATGTGGTCCACACCTATTCGGGCTACGAGAACAAGGTGAAAACCAATCTGGAAAAACGCGTCCATTCGATGGACATGCAAGATAAGATCTTTCGTGTTCTCGTCCCGACGGAAGAGGAAGTGGAACACAAGGACGGGAAAAAGAAAACGGTCCAGCGCAAGGTTTTCCCGGGATATGTGTTGGTCGAGATGGTGATGACCGACGACTCGTGGTATGTGGTGCGCAACACCCCCGGTGTGACGGGCTTCGTCGGGTCACCTGGGGGCGGGGCGAAACCCACCCCCCTTATGCCCGAGGAAGTTCACGCCATTCTCAACCAGATGGGGATGGAGGAAGCCCGGCCAAAGGTGGTCTTTTCCGTTTCCGAAAGCGTAAAGGTGACGGAGGGTCCCTTCGCCGACTTTGTCGGCACGATCGAAGAGGTGGATCCCCATCGCCGGAAGCTGAAAGTACTGGTGAACATGTTCGGTCGGGAAACCCCGGTGGAGCTCGATTTCAACCAGGTGGGAAAAATTTGA
- the rplK gene encoding 50S ribosomal protein L11 — protein MAKKVIKIVKLQIPAGKANPAPPVGPALGQAGVNIMGFCKEFNARTSDQAGMIIPVEITVFEDRSFTFVTKTPPAAVLLKKAAGLDKASGEPNKNKVATIKRDKIREIAELKMPDLNAADVEAAMRMVEGTARSMGIHIED, from the coding sequence GTGGCCAAAAAAGTCATCAAAATCGTCAAGCTGCAGATTCCGGCCGGCAAGGCCAATCCGGCACCGCCGGTGGGTCCGGCGCTGGGGCAGGCGGGCGTCAACATCATGGGCTTCTGCAAGGAGTTCAATGCCCGCACCTCTGATCAGGCGGGTATGATCATTCCGGTGGAAATCACCGTGTTTGAAGACCGTTCGTTCACCTTTGTGACGAAGACCCCTCCGGCAGCTGTTCTGCTGAAAAAAGCGGCAGGCCTTGACAAGGCTTCCGGAGAGCCGAATAAGAACAAAGTGGCCACGATCAAGCGGGACAAAATCCGTGAAATTGCGGAATTGAAAATGCCCGACCTGAATGCCGCCGATGTGGAAGCCGCGATGCGGATGGTGGAAGGTACCGCCCGCAGCATGGGGATTCACATCGAGGACTGA
- the rplA gene encoding 50S ribosomal protein L1: MAKHGKKYQDALKKIDREQAYELEEALQLVKEVAPAKFDETVEAAFRLGVDTKRADQQVRGAVVLPHGTGKTKRVLVFAKGEKAKEAEQAGADFIGEEDLVNKVSQGWLEFDVVIATPDMMGQVGKLGRILGPRGLMPNPKTGTVTFEVAKAVEEVKAGKIEYRADKAGNVHAPIGKVSFDTEKLAENFRVLIDTLIKVKPAAAKGQYMKSATVSSTMGPGVGVNTSAFTGR; encoded by the coding sequence GTGGCTAAACATGGCAAGAAGTATCAAGATGCATTGAAGAAGATCGACCGGGAACAAGCTTACGAGCTGGAAGAGGCGCTCCAACTGGTGAAAGAGGTGGCCCCCGCCAAATTTGACGAAACCGTCGAAGCCGCTTTCCGGTTGGGTGTGGACACCAAGCGCGCGGATCAGCAAGTGCGCGGTGCGGTGGTGTTGCCCCACGGAACCGGTAAGACCAAGCGGGTGCTCGTCTTCGCCAAAGGGGAGAAAGCCAAGGAGGCCGAGCAGGCCGGTGCCGATTTTATCGGCGAGGAAGACCTGGTCAACAAAGTGAGCCAAGGCTGGCTGGAATTTGATGTGGTCATCGCCACCCCCGACATGATGGGGCAGGTGGGTAAGCTGGGCCGGATCCTGGGCCCCCGCGGACTGATGCCCAATCCGAAAACCGGGACCGTCACCTTTGAGGTGGCCAAGGCTGTCGAAGAAGTGAAAGCGGGGAAAATCGAGTACCGCGCCGACAAGGCCGGCAACGTCCACGCCCCGATCGGCAAGGTCTCCTTTGACACCGAGAAATTGGCCGAAAACTTCCGGGTCTTGATCGACACCTTGATCAAAGTCAAGCCGGCAGCCGCCAAGGGACAGTACATGAAGAGCGCCACCGTCTCTTCCACCATGGGACCGGGAGTCGGTGTCAACACTTCCGCTTTCACCGGCCGCTGA
- the rplJ gene encoding 50S ribosomal protein L10 has protein sequence MSTAIEKKKQVVAEIADKLTQSKATILTDYRGLSVSQMTELRKQLREAGVEYQVLKNTMTRRATAQTNLTELDDKLVGPTAIAFSNDDVVAPAKVLHKFSKENKELEIKGGVVEGRVVSLDQIKELAELPSREGLLSMLLSVLQAPMRNFALAVKAVADKDGEGESAEA, from the coding sequence ATGTCCACGGCAATTGAGAAAAAGAAGCAGGTTGTGGCTGAAATCGCCGACAAGCTGACCCAGAGCAAAGCGACGATCCTGACGGATTACCGCGGGCTCAGCGTCTCCCAGATGACTGAACTGCGGAAGCAACTCCGGGAAGCCGGTGTGGAGTACCAGGTGTTGAAAAACACCATGACCCGGCGGGCCACAGCCCAGACGAACCTGACCGAACTGGATGACAAACTGGTGGGGCCGACAGCCATCGCCTTCTCCAATGATGATGTGGTGGCACCTGCCAAGGTTTTGCACAAGTTCTCCAAGGAGAATAAAGAGCTGGAGATCAAGGGCGGAGTGGTGGAAGGGCGCGTGGTCAGCCTGGACCAGATCAAGGAACTGGCTGAACTGCCTTCCCGGGAAGGTCTCCTGTCCATGCTTCTGTCCGTGCTGCAGGCGCCGATGCGCAACTTCGCCCTGGCCGTCAAAGCGGTGGCCGACAAAGATGGCGAAGGCGAAAGCGCCGAAGCTTGA
- the rplL gene encoding 50S ribosomal protein L7/L12, translating to MSKEQILEAIKGMSVLELNDLVKAIEEEFGVTAAAPVAVAGAAAAGEAAAEQTEFDVILAAAGSSKINVIKAVRGITGLGLKEAKALVDGAPAPVKEGASKEEAEEIKSKLEEAGATVELK from the coding sequence ATGAGTAAAGAGCAAATTCTTGAAGCCATCAAAGGCATGAGCGTGCTCGAATTGAACGACTTGGTAAAAGCGATCGAAGAAGAGTTCGGTGTCACCGCCGCTGCTCCCGTCGCTGTGGCCGGAGCTGCCGCAGCCGGAGAAGCTGCTGCAGAGCAGACTGAATTTGACGTGATCCTGGCTGCCGCCGGCTCCTCCAAGATCAACGTCATCAAGGCTGTCCGGGGAATCACCGGTCTGGGTCTGAAAGAAGCCAAGGCGCTGGTGGACGGTGCCCCGGCTCCGGTCAAAGAAGGCGCCTCCAAGGAGGAAGCCGAAGAAATCAAGTCCAAACTGGAAGAAGCCGGTGCTACGGTGGAGTTGAAGTAA
- a CDS encoding class I SAM-dependent methyltransferase — protein sequence MTDHYFSKEPGVARDEREITALLRGKTFRFLVDAGVFSKKGVDFGSRLLIDTAELPERGEILDLGCGYGPVGIACSVFAPHCRVTMVDLNRRALELARRNAELNGVSSHVEILESDGLSALGKRQFDSVLTNPPIRTGKKTVYRLFGEAYEQLVPGGSLWVVIRKQQGGASAKKELETRFGEVEIAEKKKGYWILHARKANA from the coding sequence ATGACAGACCACTATTTTTCCAAGGAACCCGGTGTGGCCAGGGATGAACGGGAAATTACCGCTCTACTGCGCGGGAAGACCTTTCGCTTTCTGGTGGACGCCGGCGTTTTTTCAAAAAAAGGGGTCGACTTTGGCTCCCGGCTATTGATTGACACTGCCGAATTGCCTGAACGGGGGGAAATCCTGGATCTGGGATGTGGCTACGGACCGGTGGGGATCGCCTGTTCCGTCTTTGCGCCGCACTGCCGGGTCACGATGGTGGATCTCAACCGCAGAGCCTTGGAGCTGGCGCGGCGGAATGCGGAACTCAACGGGGTTTCCAGCCATGTGGAGATCCTGGAGAGTGACGGGTTGTCCGCCCTCGGGAAGCGGCAGTTCGATTCCGTCCTGACCAATCCGCCGATCCGCACCGGCAAAAAGACGGTCTACCGGTTGTTTGGAGAGGCATATGAACAATTGGTGCCGGGGGGGTCGCTCTGGGTCGTCATCCGTAAACAACAAGGAGGTGCCTCGGCCAAGAAGGAGCTGGAAACCCGGTTTGGCGAAGTGGAGATTGCGGAGAAGAAAAAGGGCTACTGGATCCTTCATGCCCGGAAAGCAAATGCATAA